A region from the Parasphingopyxis sp. CP4 genome encodes:
- the tkt gene encoding transketolase, which produces MTVTHIQLANAIRALSMDAVQEANSGHPGMPMGMADVATVLFTKYLKYNPQAPDWFDRDRFVLSAGHGSMLIYSLLHLTGYAQPTMDEIKHFRQLGSPCAGHPENFLLPGVEATTGPLGQGLAMAVGMAIAERHLNAHFGDDLVDHRTWAIAGDGCLMEGINHEAIGLAGHLKLGRLITFWDDNAITIDGGTDLSSSEDIRARYEASGWHVTSCDGHDPDAIRFAIEEALADPRPSLIACKTVIGFGAPNKQGTSATHGAPLGDEEIAATREELGWDAAPFVIPPEIGEVWAEAGARGAEPYSEWTQRLTSHSEKDEFKRRMAGDLPEGTAMQSYLETLASDPPKVATRKSSEMALTAINKAIPETIGGSADLTGSNNTKTPATDPLTSDNYGGRYIYYGIREFGMAAAMNGMALHGGVIPYGGTFLIFSDYCRPAIRLSALQQVRAVYVMTHDSIGLGEDGPTHQPIEQLASLRAMPNLAVYRPCDAIETAECWALSLKRKDGPSLLALTRQGLPPMRSDVAENQCAKGAYRLKTAENDRRVVLMATGSEVHLAAEVAEKLEAKGFGTDLVSVPCWELFDAQDAAYRADILGGDDILRVSIEAGATFGWERYTGTDGLNFGIDRFGGSAPANKLFEYFGLTEAAITPQILSALKN; this is translated from the coding sequence ATGACCGTCACCCATATTCAGCTTGCAAACGCCATCCGCGCCCTTTCGATGGACGCTGTGCAGGAGGCCAATTCTGGCCATCCAGGAATGCCAATGGGTATGGCGGACGTCGCGACGGTTCTGTTTACAAAATATCTTAAATATAATCCGCAGGCCCCTGATTGGTTTGACAGAGATCGTTTCGTTCTTTCTGCCGGCCATGGCTCGATGCTGATCTATTCGCTGCTTCACCTCACCGGATATGCGCAGCCGACAATGGACGAAATCAAGCATTTTCGTCAGTTGGGCAGCCCCTGTGCGGGCCACCCCGAAAACTTCCTTCTGCCGGGTGTCGAGGCGACGACCGGGCCGCTTGGCCAGGGCCTTGCAATGGCGGTCGGCATGGCGATTGCCGAACGCCATTTGAATGCGCATTTCGGCGATGATCTGGTTGATCACCGCACCTGGGCGATTGCGGGTGATGGCTGTCTTATGGAAGGCATCAATCACGAAGCGATAGGGCTGGCTGGCCATCTTAAGCTCGGTCGGCTGATTACGTTCTGGGACGATAACGCGATCACGATCGATGGCGGAACCGATCTGTCGTCGAGCGAGGATATCCGCGCCCGTTACGAGGCTTCGGGTTGGCACGTAACCAGCTGTGATGGCCATGATCCGGATGCGATCCGCTTTGCCATTGAAGAGGCGTTGGCCGATCCGCGACCGTCGCTGATTGCGTGCAAGACGGTGATTGGTTTTGGCGCTCCGAACAAGCAGGGAACCTCCGCTACCCATGGCGCGCCGCTCGGAGATGAAGAGATCGCAGCTACGCGCGAAGAGCTGGGCTGGGACGCTGCGCCATTTGTCATCCCGCCGGAGATTGGTGAAGTGTGGGCAGAGGCGGGTGCGCGCGGCGCTGAACCTTATAGTGAATGGACGCAACGGCTTACAAGTCACTCAGAAAAAGATGAATTTAAACGGCGCATGGCTGGCGATCTGCCGGAAGGAACCGCCATGCAATCCTATCTTGAGACGCTCGCCAGCGACCCGCCCAAGGTCGCCACGCGTAAGTCTTCGGAAATGGCCCTGACCGCAATCAACAAGGCTATTCCAGAGACAATTGGTGGCTCAGCCGACCTGACCGGCTCCAACAATACGAAGACGCCAGCGACCGATCCGCTGACCAGCGACAATTATGGCGGGCGCTATATTTACTACGGAATACGTGAGTTCGGCATGGCGGCCGCGATGAACGGCATGGCCTTGCATGGCGGCGTGATCCCCTATGGCGGAACATTCCTTATCTTTTCAGACTATTGCCGCCCGGCGATCCGGCTTTCGGCGCTTCAACAAGTGCGCGCCGTCTATGTAATGACGCATGACTCGATCGGCCTGGGCGAAGATGGGCCGACGCATCAGCCGATTGAGCAGCTGGCCAGCCTGCGCGCCATGCCCAATCTTGCTGTTTACCGACCGTGTGATGCAATAGAAACCGCAGAATGTTGGGCTTTATCGCTCAAACGTAAGGATGGGCCATCACTGCTGGCGCTCACCCGGCAGGGCCTGCCGCCCATGCGCAGCGATGTTGCCGAAAATCAATGCGCCAAGGGCGCATATCGTTTGAAAACGGCAGAAAATGATCGGCGCGTCGTCCTCATGGCAACCGGATCTGAGGTTCACCTCGCGGCAGAGGTTGCTGAGAAGCTCGAGGCCAAGGGCTTTGGCACCGATCTGGTCTCTGTCCCGTGCTGGGAGCTGTTTGACGCTCAGGACGCGGCCTACAGAGCCGATATTCTTGGTGGAGACGATATTTTGCGCGTTTCTATCGAAGCTGGCGCGACTTTCGGTTGGGAACGCTATACCGGCACTGATGGACTGAATTTTGGTATCGATCGCTTTGGCGGTTCGGCGCCGGCGAATAAATTGTTCGAATATTTCGGGCTGACAGAAGCGGCAATCACTCCGCAGATCCTGTCAGCACTCAAGAATTAA
- a CDS encoding cell division protein ZapA: MAEVTLTIAGHSYTVACRDGEEDRLQKLGAMVDAKTIDAQAAVGGNLGEARVLLFAALLLADEADELRTTDVPDQSLDHLEELADRLSALGDQLATGGQAS; encoded by the coding sequence ATGGCTGAAGTAACGCTCACTATCGCGGGCCATAGCTATACCGTTGCATGCCGCGATGGCGAAGAAGATCGACTGCAGAAGCTTGGTGCCATGGTTGACGCAAAAACCATCGATGCGCAGGCTGCTGTCGGCGGAAATCTTGGTGAAGCGCGGGTTTTGCTGTTCGCGGCCCTTTTGCTTGCCGACGAGGCGGACGAGCTGCGAACCACAGATGTTCCAGATCAGTCGCTCGATCATCTCGAAGAACTGGCTGATCGCTTATCTGCACTTGGCGACCAGCTTGCCACTGGCGGCCAGGCTTCCTAA
- a CDS encoding DUF2842 domain-containing protein, which yields MNPSWRKPFGIFVIIGIIIIWAVIVASASGPIGTLPALVQAPIYLVAGIIWILPLKPLLQWMETGKWRE from the coding sequence ATGAATCCCAGTTGGCGCAAGCCCTTCGGAATATTCGTAATTATTGGAATAATCATCATTTGGGCGGTGATTGTCGCAAGCGCGTCTGGCCCGATCGGAACGCTTCCGGCGCTGGTTCAGGCACCAATATACCTGGTCGCCGGGATCATATGGATCCTGCCGCTAAAGCCACTTTTACAGTGGATGGAAACTGGAAAATGGCGCGAGTGA
- the yidD gene encoding membrane protein insertion efficiency factor YidD: MIAKLFIGLARLWQMGPSAILPPTCRFQPSCSSYAITAWSRYGAFKGSWLALRRILRCHPWGGSGHDPVP, from the coding sequence ATGATCGCGAAGCTGTTCATTGGCCTTGCTCGACTGTGGCAGATGGGTCCCTCGGCGATCTTGCCACCGACCTGCCGATTTCAGCCGTCATGTTCATCCTATGCGATCACTGCCTGGTCGCGCTATGGGGCTTTCAAAGGCAGCTGGCTTGCGCTTCGGCGAATTCTGCGCTGTCATCCGTGGGGAGGATCCGGTCATGATCCTGTCCCGTAA
- the gap gene encoding type I glyceraldehyde-3-phosphate dehydrogenase yields the protein MAVKVAINGFGRIGRLVARAMLERDDHDFELVAINDLADAKANALLFQYDSTHGRFPGTVSAGDDSITVNGKTIAATSERDPGNLPHAEMGVDMVLECTGFFQSHEASEPHLNAGAKRVLISAPAKNVSKTVVYGVNHDSLTAEDVIVSNASCTTNCLAPVAKVLNDTVGIERGFMTTIHSYTNDQRMLDQMHSDMRRARGGAQNMIPTTTGAARAVGLVLPELNGKLDGSSVRVPTPNVSLIDLVFTPGRDTSAEEMNAALKAAADGPMNGVLYYTDQPLVSSDFNHYPASSTIDSLETAVLEGKLARVVSWYDNEWGFSNRMIDTATVMAGLL from the coding sequence ATGGCTGTCAAAGTAGCGATTAATGGTTTCGGACGGATTGGACGCCTGGTTGCCCGGGCAATGCTCGAACGCGACGATCATGATTTCGAACTGGTTGCGATTAACGATCTCGCCGATGCGAAGGCTAACGCCTTGTTGTTTCAATATGATTCAACGCATGGCCGTTTCCCGGGCACAGTCTCAGCGGGTGATGACAGTATTACTGTGAACGGCAAGACGATTGCCGCGACGTCAGAGCGCGATCCTGGCAATCTGCCGCATGCCGAGATGGGCGTCGATATGGTGTTGGAGTGCACGGGCTTTTTCCAGTCGCACGAAGCCTCTGAGCCGCATCTCAATGCGGGCGCCAAGCGCGTGCTGATTTCAGCGCCGGCCAAGAATGTGTCGAAGACAGTCGTTTACGGCGTCAATCATGACAGCCTGACGGCCGAAGATGTCATCGTCTCAAATGCGAGCTGCACAACCAACTGTCTGGCTCCCGTTGCCAAGGTGCTGAACGATACGGTGGGCATTGAGCGCGGGTTCATGACCACGATCCACAGCTACACCAATGATCAGCGCATGCTCGATCAAATGCATTCGGATATGCGCCGGGCCCGCGGCGGTGCGCAAAATATGATCCCGACTACGACGGGCGCAGCTCGTGCCGTCGGCCTGGTATTGCCGGAGCTGAACGGCAAGCTCGACGGCAGTTCGGTTCGCGTTCCGACGCCGAATGTTTCGCTGATCGATCTCGTCTTTACGCCGGGACGCGATACCTCGGCTGAAGAAATGAACGCAGCGCTCAAGGCGGCCGCTGATGGCCCGATGAACGGTGTGCTTTACTATACCGATCAGCCGCTGGTTTCTTCGGACTTCAATCACTATCCGGCAAGCTCCACGATCGACAGCCTCGAGACAGCTGTGCTCGAAGGCAAGCTCGCCCGTGTGGTTAGCTGGTATGACAATGAGTGGGGCTTTTCGAACCGTATGATCGACACGGCAACCGTTATGGCAGGCTTGCTCTAG
- the rpmH gene encoding 50S ribosomal protein L34, which yields MKRTFQPSNLVRKRRHGFRARKATVGGRNVLRARRAKGRKKLSA from the coding sequence ATGAAGCGCACCTTTCAGCCGAGCAATCTCGTGCGCAAACGGCGGCACGGATTCCGGGCCCGCAAAGCAACCGTCGGTGGCCGCAACGTGCTCCGCGCACGCCGTGCAAAAGGCCGCAAGAAGCTGTCCGCCTGA
- a CDS encoding YifB family Mg chelatase-like AAA ATPase, translating to MVAHVATTAYLGLEARAVEVQVQIAPGVPAFNLVGLPDKAVAESRERVRAAIAAIGLALPPKRITINLSPADLPKEGSHYDLPIALGLLGAMGVIDAETLAGYVVVGELGLDGRVAASPGVLLAALNASSRELGLICPATQGPEAAWAGDVEVLAAPDLLSLLNHFKGTSQLAPPVPGDVEERAAGPDLRQVKGQETAKRALEIAAAGGHNLLMSGPPGSGKSLMAACLPGILPDLTASEALDVSMVASVAGTLDGGRLARNRPFRAPHHSASMAALVGGGLKVRPGEVSLAHLGVLFLDELPEFQRPVLDSLRQPLETGTISIARANAHVSFPAQVQLIAAMNPCRCGHLGDPALACSRAPKCAADYQAKISGPLLDRIDLHVDVQAVCAVDLTLPAPTEGSAEIAHRVAAARNVQLARYAAEAIRTNCEADGELLDRVATPNDAGRKLLMQAAEAMRLTARGYSRVLRVARTIADLAGGETVGRVHIAEALSYRRQPPRS from the coding sequence ATGGTCGCTCATGTTGCTACGACAGCCTATCTTGGGCTGGAGGCGCGGGCCGTTGAGGTACAGGTGCAGATTGCACCCGGGGTGCCGGCCTTCAACCTGGTCGGGCTGCCGGACAAGGCGGTCGCGGAAAGTCGCGAACGAGTCCGGGCCGCGATTGCTGCGATCGGCCTTGCGCTCCCGCCAAAACGAATCACGATCAACCTCTCGCCGGCCGATCTTCCCAAAGAAGGATCGCACTATGATTTACCGATCGCGCTCGGGCTGCTCGGCGCGATGGGTGTCATCGATGCGGAAACATTGGCCGGATATGTTGTGGTGGGTGAGCTCGGGCTTGATGGGCGGGTCGCCGCATCGCCGGGCGTGTTGTTGGCGGCGCTCAACGCATCGTCACGCGAGCTCGGCCTGATCTGCCCGGCAACGCAGGGTCCTGAAGCCGCCTGGGCCGGGGATGTCGAAGTGCTGGCTGCGCCCGATCTCCTGTCGCTGCTCAATCATTTCAAGGGTACGAGCCAGCTTGCGCCGCCAGTCCCTGGCGATGTGGAAGAGCGAGCGGCCGGACCGGACCTGCGCCAGGTAAAGGGACAGGAGACGGCGAAGCGCGCGCTCGAGATCGCGGCCGCGGGCGGCCATAACCTCCTGATGTCGGGCCCACCGGGTTCGGGAAAGTCGCTAATGGCGGCCTGCTTGCCCGGAATCTTGCCGGATTTGACCGCGTCCGAGGCACTGGATGTGTCGATGGTAGCCAGCGTTGCCGGCACATTGGATGGCGGAAGGCTTGCCCGCAATCGTCCGTTTCGCGCGCCGCACCACAGTGCATCCATGGCGGCACTTGTCGGCGGAGGGCTCAAGGTGCGGCCCGGCGAGGTTAGCCTCGCGCATCTTGGCGTATTGTTCCTTGATGAGCTGCCCGAGTTCCAGCGACCAGTGCTCGATTCCCTGCGCCAGCCGCTGGAAACCGGTACGATATCGATCGCGCGGGCCAATGCGCATGTCAGCTTTCCGGCGCAGGTTCAACTAATCGCGGCGATGAATCCGTGTCGCTGCGGTCATCTTGGTGATCCAGCGCTGGCCTGTTCGCGCGCACCTAAGTGCGCCGCCGACTATCAAGCCAAGATTTCGGGCCCGTTGCTCGACCGGATAGATCTGCATGTTGATGTGCAGGCGGTTTGCGCAGTTGATTTGACCTTGCCCGCGCCGACCGAAGGCTCTGCTGAAATTGCGCACCGCGTCGCTGCTGCGCGCAATGTCCAGTTGGCGCGCTACGCTGCTGAGGCGATCCGGACCAATTGCGAGGCAGATGGTGAATTATTGGATCGTGTGGCGACACCCAACGATGCTGGGCGCAAGCTCTTGATGCAAGCGGCCGAGGCGATGCGGCTTACGGCGCGCGGCTATTCGCGCGTCCTCAGAGTGGCGCGCACGATTGCCGATCTGGCCGGCGGTGAAACCGTCGGCCGCGTCCATATTGCTGAGGCTCTCAGCTATCGGCGCCAACCGCCACGCAGCTGA
- a CDS encoding 5-formyltetrahydrofolate cyclo-ligase, which translates to MTKPELRAYFRKVREEYVFNANSIQLEPANTALFRQLEAAGLLAGIIGGYAAMTSEIDPLETQKSYVEKGGQVALPFFTDRQSPMEFREWTGEALTAGPFGLRQPAGDAPKLSPNTLLIPLVAVDRAGNRVGQGQGHYDRYLAENRAKQPLTTIGLAWECQIAEEIPADPWDEPLDYIATPERLIKVTS; encoded by the coding sequence ATGACCAAGCCAGAGTTAAGAGCATATTTTAGAAAAGTTCGGGAAGAATATGTTTTTAATGCAAATTCTATACAATTGGAGCCCGCGAATACCGCTCTATTTCGCCAACTAGAAGCGGCCGGGCTACTCGCTGGAATCATCGGTGGGTATGCCGCCATGACGTCAGAAATTGACCCTCTCGAGACGCAGAAATCCTACGTCGAAAAAGGCGGCCAAGTCGCCCTTCCCTTTTTCACAGATCGGCAATCACCAATGGAGTTTCGCGAATGGACCGGAGAGGCCCTCACCGCCGGTCCATTTGGTCTCCGTCAGCCGGCTGGTGATGCTCCCAAATTGTCCCCAAACACGCTTCTAATTCCATTGGTGGCAGTCGACAGGGCAGGCAATCGTGTAGGACAGGGCCAAGGTCATTATGATCGGTATCTCGCGGAAAACCGTGCGAAACAGCCTTTGACGACTATCGGCCTTGCATGGGAGTGTCAGATAGCCGAGGAGATCCCGGCTGATCCTTGGGATGAGCCGCTCGACTATATCGCCACACCAGAGCGATTGATTAAGGTGACGTCATGA
- a CDS encoding DUF11 domain-containing protein produces MKYLIALIALITPVGPVMANQVALESTVFVERSEEQPDGNVTVTLEEPTRVVPGDALVFVLTYENTGADAAENFVVTNPMPEAVVFVEAIDAGAVYSVDGGNNFGALTELRVASDGGVERDAQPVDVTHIRWTLTEPIAAGASGQLRFRGVVR; encoded by the coding sequence ATGAAGTATCTTATCGCATTGATCGCATTGATCACGCCAGTTGGCCCAGTCATGGCCAACCAGGTTGCACTTGAAAGCACGGTTTTCGTCGAGCGCAGCGAAGAGCAGCCTGATGGGAACGTCACGGTAACACTAGAAGAGCCCACTCGCGTAGTTCCGGGCGATGCCTTGGTGTTTGTTCTAACCTACGAGAACACCGGCGCCGATGCTGCAGAGAATTTTGTCGTCACCAACCCAATGCCAGAGGCTGTCGTCTTCGTCGAAGCGATCGATGCTGGCGCTGTTTATTCGGTCGATGGCGGAAACAATTTTGGCGCGCTGACCGAACTGCGCGTTGCTTCAGACGGCGGTGTCGAACGCGACGCCCAGCCTGTCGATGTCACACATATTCGCTGGACACTCACCGAGCCGATCGCGGCCGGCGCGTCCGGGCAACTCAGATTTCGCGGCGTCGTGAGATAG
- a CDS encoding DUF11 domain-containing protein, whose protein sequence is MGAATAVFGAPALHAAGTPAGTPIQNTASASYDDGGTTITVDSNTVTLVVDEILDIAVTSADPGDITAAPGELNAVLTYTVTNGGNGPEPALLTGDPNIAGDDFDPDAISIFIDTDGNGNYDPGTDTLYDPTTPPVLAADETITVFILGDIPATAADTERSEVSLTATAATGSGAPGTVFAGQGEGGANAVVGSTGATDVDSGFYLIVDADLDLTKTATVVDQFGGTSQIPGATITYQLTSEATGTGTLANVVITDAIPADTTYVANSITLDGLGMTDIVDADSASFDGSGITVSLGAVTAGTINIIEFQVVID, encoded by the coding sequence ATGGGCGCGGCGACCGCCGTGTTTGGCGCGCCAGCCCTCCACGCCGCCGGAACGCCGGCCGGCACGCCGATCCAAAACACCGCTTCGGCCAGCTACGACGACGGCGGCACTACAATAACTGTAGATTCCAATACCGTAACGCTGGTGGTCGACGAAATCCTGGATATTGCTGTGACCTCGGCAGATCCTGGTGACATCACCGCGGCACCTGGCGAATTGAATGCCGTGCTCACCTATACCGTCACAAATGGCGGAAACGGCCCGGAACCGGCGCTCCTCACCGGTGATCCCAATATTGCCGGCGACGATTTTGATCCAGATGCCATCTCGATATTCATCGATACCGACGGCAACGGCAATTACGATCCCGGTACTGACACTCTATACGACCCCACCACACCTCCGGTTCTCGCCGCTGATGAGACAATTACCGTTTTCATTTTGGGCGACATTCCCGCCACGGCCGCTGATACGGAACGCAGCGAGGTCTCGCTCACGGCCACGGCCGCAACTGGCAGCGGCGCCCCTGGAACCGTCTTCGCAGGTCAGGGCGAAGGCGGCGCAAACGCTGTAGTTGGCTCTACTGGTGCCACAGATGTCGATAGTGGCTTCTATCTTATCGTCGATGCAGATCTCGACCTGACCAAGACCGCAACTGTCGTGGACCAATTTGGCGGCACAAGCCAAATCCCGGGTGCGACAATCACCTATCAGCTGACATCTGAGGCCACTGGCACGGGCACCCTGGCGAATGTCGTCATCACCGACGCGATCCCCGCTGACACGACCTATGTCGCCAACAGCATCACCCTCGATGGCTTGGGAATGACCGACATCGTGGATGCAGACAGCGCCTCATTCGACGGGTCCGGGATCACGGTTTCACTGGGAGCGGTGACCGCCGGGACCATCAATATCATTGAATTTCAAGTCGTTATTGACTGA
- the rnpA gene encoding ribonuclease P protein component: protein MTTLRKRKDFLAANRGKRAVMPGFILLVHDRKDGDDGLRLGITVTKKVGGSVVRNRMKRRFRALGREILPERGIHGADHILIGRKAGIERDFGSLRGDLLSALERVQP, encoded by the coding sequence TTGACGACTCTTAGAAAACGCAAAGATTTTCTGGCCGCCAATCGCGGCAAACGGGCAGTCATGCCCGGTTTCATTCTGTTGGTGCATGATCGCAAAGATGGCGATGATGGCCTGCGTCTTGGCATTACTGTCACCAAGAAGGTCGGCGGTTCAGTGGTTCGCAACCGCATGAAGCGCCGGTTCCGCGCTCTCGGACGGGAGATCCTGCCGGAACGTGGAATTCATGGTGCCGATCATATCCTGATCGGGCGCAAGGCGGGAATTGAGCGCGATTTTGGATCGCTTCGCGGTGATCTGCTATCGGCGTTGGAGCGGGTTCAGCCATGA
- a CDS encoding DUF805 domain-containing protein, with product MEYMFMPLRRYVDFNGRSRRMEYWMFFLFVLIVTFVLTLLTGTSQTNYGDGGMGFSMQSQSPIVLVWVLAIIIPSLAVQVRRFHDQDKSGWFVLLGLIPFLGGLIVLVFMCLEGTRGPNRFGEDPKGGVNADTFS from the coding sequence ATGGAATATATGTTCATGCCGTTGCGACGCTATGTCGATTTCAACGGTCGATCACGGCGCATGGAATATTGGATGTTCTTTTTGTTTGTCCTGATTGTGACATTCGTTTTGACGCTACTCACGGGCACCAGCCAAACCAATTATGGCGATGGCGGCATGGGATTTTCGATGCAATCCCAGTCACCTATCGTTCTTGTTTGGGTTCTGGCCATTATCATTCCCTCGCTGGCCGTCCAGGTCCGGCGCTTCCATGATCAGGATAAGTCAGGTTGGTTTGTGCTGCTCGGGCTCATTCCGTTCCTTGGTGGTCTGATCGTTCTGGTCTTCATGTGTCTCGAAGGAACGCGGGGGCCGAATCGCTTCGGCGAAGATCCCAAGGGCGGGGTAAACGCTGACACATTCAGCTAG
- the yidC gene encoding membrane protein insertase YidC, with protein sequence MDSSRNMILAIVLSALVLIGWSFVSEQVAPTPPPPAPETAEEADVVLPASETAPVEETAVTQTVDEALGTATAARIAIETPRLQGSINLRGARIDDLVLLDHFETNEPDSAPIRLLAPEGTEASYFAHFGWAGDGVEMPDGDTIWQADSETLAPDSPVTMRWRNGTGQLFEIELQVDEDFLFTVGQRVSNTSDAPISARPYALLMHRGEMQSAGAPDPDTWLIHTGPYGFWDDVLHRDLDFSDLDEAGSAGERFALQNGWLGFNGKYWLGALAPAGDRQVDAAFMALTDGRYQAVFTGQPTVIEAGRAMTADTHFFAGAKETHLLERYEVEAGINQLDRAIDWGWFYWFELPLFYLLSWLFTTVGNFGVAIILMTFIVRGLMFPIAQKQFSSMAGMRAVQPKMKELQERYKDDKPKMQQEVLALYQREKVNPLAGCLPIFLQIPIFYALYKVLLVSVEMRHEPFALWLQDLSAPDPLTPVNLFGLLAFDPPSWLAIGILPILLGITMYLQFKLNPAQMDPTQQKIFEFMPWIFMFIMAPFAAGLQLYWVTSNLLTIAQQKWLYSRDPRLKEQAKMAKE encoded by the coding sequence GTGGATAGTTCGCGCAACATGATCCTGGCGATCGTGCTTTCGGCGCTGGTCTTGATTGGCTGGAGCTTTGTCTCCGAGCAGGTCGCACCGACGCCTCCCCCGCCCGCGCCGGAAACGGCCGAGGAAGCCGATGTCGTGCTCCCCGCATCCGAGACCGCACCGGTCGAGGAAACGGCCGTGACGCAGACTGTCGATGAAGCACTAGGGACTGCCACGGCCGCCCGCATCGCAATTGAAACCCCGCGCCTTCAGGGCAGTATCAACCTGCGTGGTGCGCGGATCGATGATCTGGTCCTGCTCGATCATTTTGAAACCAACGAACCCGATTCGGCTCCAATCCGGCTGCTCGCGCCCGAAGGCACCGAAGCCTCCTATTTCGCGCATTTCGGTTGGGCCGGTGACGGCGTCGAGATGCCAGACGGCGATACCATCTGGCAGGCCGATAGTGAGACCCTCGCACCCGACAGCCCGGTCACGATGCGCTGGCGTAACGGCACCGGCCAGCTCTTCGAGATCGAATTGCAGGTCGACGAGGATTTCCTGTTCACGGTTGGCCAGCGCGTATCCAATACGAGCGATGCACCGATCAGCGCCCGCCCCTATGCATTGCTGATGCATCGCGGCGAAATGCAAAGCGCCGGTGCGCCCGATCCTGACACCTGGCTTATCCACACGGGCCCCTATGGGTTCTGGGACGATGTTCTCCATCGCGATCTCGATTTTTCCGATCTTGATGAAGCCGGTTCCGCCGGTGAGCGATTCGCGCTGCAAAACGGATGGCTTGGGTTTAACGGCAAATATTGGCTCGGCGCGCTCGCACCTGCAGGAGACCGCCAAGTAGACGCTGCTTTCATGGCGCTTACCGACGGCCGCTATCAGGCTGTTTTCACTGGCCAACCAACCGTGATCGAAGCGGGTCGCGCGATGACGGCCGATACTCACTTCTTCGCCGGCGCCAAGGAAACGCACCTCCTTGAACGCTATGAAGTCGAAGCCGGGATCAACCAGCTTGATCGGGCGATCGACTGGGGTTGGTTCTACTGGTTCGAGCTGCCGCTCTTCTATCTGCTGAGCTGGCTGTTCACGACGGTCGGCAATTTCGGCGTCGCGATCATCCTGATGACGTTCATCGTCCGCGGACTGATGTTCCCGATTGCCCAGAAGCAATTCTCGTCCATGGCTGGCATGCGTGCCGTGCAGCCCAAGATGAAGGAGCTGCAAGAACGCTACAAGGACGACAAGCCGAAGATGCAGCAGGAAGTGCTGGCACTCTATCAGCGCGAGAAGGTCAATCCATTGGCCGGCTGCCTGCCGATCTTCCTGCAGATCCCGATCTTCTATGCGCTCTACAAGGTGCTCCTGGTATCGGTGGAGATGCGGCATGAGCCATTTGCGCTCTGGTTGCAGGATCTCTCGGCACCCGATCCGCTGACCCCGGTCAACCTGTTCGGGCTGCTTGCCTTCGATCCGCCCAGCTGGCTGGCGATCGGTATCCTGCCGATCCTGCTTGGCATCACCATGTATCTGCAGTTCAAGCTGAACCCGGCCCAGATGGACCCGACCCAGCAGAAGATCTTCGAATTCATGCCCTGGATCTTCATGTTCATCATGGCGCCGTTTGCAGCTGGCCTGCAGCTCTATTGGGTAACGTCCAACTTGCTGACCATTGCGCAGCAGAAATGGCTCTATAGCCGCGATCCGCGGCTCAAAGAGCAGGCGAAGATGGCCAAGGAATGA
- a CDS encoding DUF805 domain-containing protein, with translation MEFMLMPLRRYAEFSGRSRRMEYWMWAVFQFLISIVIQILIFAVGGGAMMATGGDPTAAMAAGGAIMVIFGLAIIISLAFIIPSIAVSVRRLHDTNRSGWWLLAPLAGYVLVFLGAGMESGAITMIGMLIAIGFAITLIVFYFLDGTPGPNRYGEDPKGRGTADTFA, from the coding sequence ATGGAATTTATGCTTATGCCGTTGCGGCGGTATGCGGAGTTCAGTGGTCGATCACGGCGCATGGAATATTGGATGTGGGCCGTTTTCCAATTCCTGATTTCGATCGTAATTCAGATACTGATATTTGCGGTTGGCGGCGGTGCCATGATGGCCACGGGCGGTGATCCGACAGCTGCGATGGCCGCTGGTGGTGCGATCATGGTCATTTTCGGCCTCGCAATCATAATCTCGCTTGCCTTCATCATACCCAGCATCGCGGTGTCAGTGCGACGACTGCACGATACCAACCGGTCCGGCTGGTGGTTGTTGGCGCCTTTGGCCGGATATGTGCTCGTATTCCTGGGCGCAGGCATGGAGTCCGGAGCGATTACCATGATTGGAATGCTGATAGCTATCGGCTTCGCAATCACGCTGATCGTGTTCTACTTCCTTGACGGAACACCCGGCCCCAATCGCTATGGCGAAGACCCGAAAGGTCGCGGCACGGCAGATACATTTGCCTAA